The nucleotide window TTTTTCCAAAGCTCCCCCTTTAGGAGACAAAACAATCCCTGTTCGCAATACCAAAGAGCGAATGCCTGCCGATTTCAAAAGAAGAGTTTGGTTTTCCCAATCCACACAAAGTTTGGCAAGGAAATCGTCCCCAGGCGGGGAATTTTCAGTAAATGGCTCGTGAATTCCTTCCGTCATTCCATAATAACCAACGGCACTTGAGTTCACAAAAACCATTGGTGGCGATTTTAAATCCAAAACACGTGCGACAAGTCCTCGCGTAAAATCAACGCGAGAAATACGAATGAGTCTTTTTCGTTCTTCTGTCCACCGAACGCCCGCTATTGGCTCACCAACTAAATTAACGATTGCATCCAAACCTTCTAAGTCTGCTGTTTGTGGGAGAATGCAAGAAACGAATTCCAATTCAGGGTAGGAGGAAAGTTCAGGTGGTAAGGAAGTTTTTCTTGAAAACACTCGGAAACGATGTCCTTTACGGACTGCAGTTTCAATGAGTGTTGTACCAATAAGGCCGGTACCACCTAGGATCCCAATTTTCATCTGATCTCCTTTCGGATCGAATCATAAAAAAAGAAGTAGCCCATTTTGTTAGTAAACGTAATTTTTTCTTTCATATGAGATCCGTAATTGTCCTTCCCATTCTCTTCGCCATTTCTCTTGTTCTCTTCGGGAACTACTATTTATTTTCCGGAACAAAAAAAAGTA belongs to Leptospira wolbachii serovar Codice str. CDC and includes:
- a CDS encoding TIGR01777 family oxidoreductase; the encoded protein is MKIGILGGTGLIGTTLIETAVRKGHRFRVFSRKTSLPPELSSYPELEFVSCILPQTADLEGLDAIVNLVGEPIAGVRWTEERKRLIRISRVDFTRGLVARVLDLKSPPMVFVNSSAVGYYGMTEGIHEPFTENSPPGDDFLAKLCVDWENQTLLLKSAGIRSLVLRTGIVLSPKGGALEKMIPPFLMGVGGAIATGKQGMSWVHILDFISAMLHLMQLESASGAYNLVSPFPVSNEEFSSVLAKTLHRPNLFKVPSFAIQALYGEGSVVVTKGQYVLPERLLSTGYEFQFQNLEKALSNLLEKQ